A region from the Vicia villosa cultivar HV-30 ecotype Madison, WI linkage group LG3, Vvil1.0, whole genome shotgun sequence genome encodes:
- the LOC131655280 gene encoding beta-galactosidase-like: MWPDLIKKAKDGGLDAIETYIFWDLHEPVRRQYNFSKNLDFIKFLKNVHEEGLYVVLRIGPYVCAEWNYGGFPMWLHNLPGIQLRTDNAVFKKEMKIFTTKIVTLCKEAGLFAPQGGPIILAQIENEYGDVITNYGEDGNTYIKWCAQMALAQNVGVPWIMCKQNNAPSPIINTCNGYYCDDFKPNNPKSPKMFTENWVGWFQKWGERKPHRTAEDVAFSVARFFQKGGVLQNYYMYHGGTNFGRTAGGPYIITAYDYDAPLDEYGNLNQPKWGHLKNLHAAIKLGEKVLTNGTVIEKQYGDSIYLTTYANNATRQKFCFLSNSHNSKDVEVDLQQDGKYYVPAWSVSILQDCNKEVFNTAKVDAQTNVYVKKLSTKLGNSLIWTWASDPIEDTLQAIGTFSASQLLEQKSVTVDASDYLWYMTKVPINDTSIWNNATLQVNTAGHVLHAYVNGQYIGPQWGTHDNLSFTYERLVSLKQGTNIISLLSGTVGHAHYGASFDMKQTGIVGGPVKLIATNSGNTLDISKSSWSYKVGLNGEAKRFYDSKIKNGVQWNINNVAVGKPLTWYKTTFKTPEGKDAVVLDFTGLTKGQAWVNGQSIGRYWPTMVADKNGCDNKCDYRGNYGADKCLSGCGEPSQRFYHVPRSFLNNDTNTNTLILFEEMGGSPFNVSVQTVAIDFICATTDYGKTLELKCPDGKTISEIQFASYGEPQGKCGSFQVGEWESRDSVAVVEKLCTGKQLCSINVTSSTFGITKGGTNGQLAVQLLCDGSDPDDNRVQFVHV, encoded by the coding sequence ATGTGGCCAGATCTTATTAAGAAAGCAAAAGATGGTGGTCTTGATGCCATTGAAACATATATATTTTGGGACCTTCACGAACCTGTTCGTCGCCAATATAATTTTTCTAAAAATCTAGATTTCATCAAGTTTCTAAAAAATGTTCACGAAGAAGGTCTTTATGTTGTGCTTCGAATCGGTCCTTATGTTTGTGCTGAATGGAACTATGGAGGTTTCCCAATGTGGTTACACAACTTGCCAGGGATTCAGCTAAGGACTGACAATGCAGTTTTTAAGAAGgaaatgaaaatattcacaacaaAGATTGTGACCTTGTGCAAAGAAGCTGGATTGTTTGCACCACAAGGAGGACCGATCATTTTGGCTCAAATTGAGAATGAATATGGGGATGTCATAACTAACTACGGAGAAGATGGGAACACATACATTAAATGGTGTGCCCAGATGGCTTTAGCTCAAAATGTCGGTGTCCCATGGATCATGTGCAAGCAAAACAATGCTCCATCACCTATTATCAACACATGCAATGGCTATTATTGTGATGATTTCAAGCCAAACAATCCTAAAAGCCCTAAAATGTTTACAGAGAATTGGGTTGGTTGGTTCCAAAAATGGGGTGAAAGGAAGCCACACAGAACTGCTGAAGATGTAGCATTTTCAGTTGCACGTTTTTTTCAAAAGGGTGGTGTCCTCCAAAACTATTACATGTACCATGGAGGAACAAATTTTGGAAGAACCGCGGGCGGTCCATATATCATCACAGCATATGACTATGATGCACCACTTGATGAATACGGTAACTTAAACCAACCAAAATGGGGACATCTTAAAAATCTCCATGCCGCCATAAAGTTAGGAGAGAAGGTTCTCACTAATGGCACTGTTATAGAGAAGCAATATGGAGATTCAATATATTTGACTACTTATGCAAATAATGCCACTAgacaaaaattttgttttttgagTAATTCACATAATTCTAAGGATGTTGAAGTTGATCTACAACAAGATGGAAAGTATTATGTGCCTGCTTGGTCAGTGTCTATTCTCCAAGATTGCAACAAGGAAGTTTTCAACACTGCAAAGGTTGATGCACAAACAAATGTTTATGTGAAGAAACTATCTACAAAATTAGGAAACTCACTCATTTGGACATGGGCATCCGACCCCATAGAAGACACCTTACAAGCAATAGGGACATTTAGTGCATCTCAACTTTTGGAGCAAAAGAGTGTTACCGTTGATGCTAGTGATTATTTGTGGTACATGACCAAAGTTCCAATCAATGacacatccatttggaataatgCAACTTTGCAAGTGAACACGGCAGGCCATGTTCTTCACGCCTATGTTAATGGACAATATATTGGCCCACAGTGGGGAACACATGATAACCTTAGTTTTACATATGAAAGATTGGTTTCATTGAAACAAGGTACCAACATTATAAGTTTATTAAGTGGTACAGTTGGTCACGCACATTATGGTGCCTCCTTTGATATGAAACAAACCGGTATTGTTGGGGGTCCTGTGAAACTCATTGCAACCAATTCAGGAAATACTTTGGATATATCAAAATCTAGTTGGTCATACAAGGTTGGATTAAATGGTGAGGCTAAAAGATTTTATGattctaaaattaaaaatggAGTTCAATGGAACATAAATAATGTTGCTGTAGGAAAACCATTGACTTGGTACAAGACTACTTTTAAGACCCCTGAAGGTAAAGACGCTGTAGTCTTAGATTTCACAGGCCTTACAAAAGGACAAGCATGGGTTAATGGTCAAAGTATTGGAAGGTATTGGCCTACAATGGTGGCTGACAAAAATGGATGTGATAATAAATGTGATTATAGAGGAAATTATGGAGCTGATAAATGTTTGAGTGGGTGTGGAGAACCATCTCAAAGGTTTTACCATGTGCCAAGGTCATTCTTAAATAATGACACAAACACTAACACGTTGATTTTATTTGAGGAAATGGGTGGAAGCCCCTTTAATGTGTCTGTACAAACAGTTGCAATTGATTTTATATGTGCAACAACAGATTATGGAAAAACCTTAGAACTAAAATGCCCTGATGGAAAGACTATATCAGAAATCCAATTTGCGAGCTATGGAGAACCACAAGGAAAGTGTGGATCATTCCAAGTAGGTGAATGGGAATCACGTGACAGTGTTGCAGTGGTTGAAAAATTATGCACTGGTAAACAATTATGTTCAATAAACGTGACAAGTTCCACATTTGGAATAACTAAAGGTGGCACAAATGGTCAACTAGCTGTGCAACTCCTATGTGATGGCTCTGATCCTGATGATAATCGTGTGCAATTTGTTCACGTGtag